From Bacillus sp. FSL K6-3431, the proteins below share one genomic window:
- a CDS encoding mechanosensitive ion channel family protein, with protein MKENIGKTFSSIEEKIFDQDLWIKFGITGLKIILIIIIATLIVRVGKAAIGNLLNIKSKSRLRISERRENTLVKLLQNILTYSIYFIAFVTILSTLEIDIKGILAGAGILGVAVGFGAQNLVKDVIAGFFIIFEDQFSVGDEVKINSFAGKVQEIGLRTTKVLNWTGELYIVPNGSITEVTNFSIYNSIAVVDFSINYEGDLHKVEGVIELLLSGLPKKYAEIIDTPELLGIERFNGDEVVFRITAETIPLKHWYIARQIRRELKLELDSQLPEIKNTESHQGE; from the coding sequence ATGAAGGAAAATATTGGGAAAACTTTTTCATCTATTGAAGAAAAAATATTTGATCAAGATTTATGGATTAAATTTGGTATAACTGGTTTAAAAATTATTCTCATTATTATTATAGCGACATTGATTGTAAGAGTTGGAAAAGCTGCAATTGGTAATTTGTTAAACATTAAATCAAAATCACGGTTAAGAATATCTGAAAGACGAGAAAATACCCTCGTGAAATTACTACAAAATATCCTAACTTATTCTATTTATTTTATTGCTTTTGTTACAATTCTTTCAACGCTAGAGATTGATATTAAAGGGATACTTGCAGGTGCGGGTATTTTAGGTGTGGCTGTTGGTTTTGGAGCACAAAACCTTGTTAAGGATGTTATTGCAGGCTTTTTTATTATTTTCGAAGATCAGTTTTCCGTTGGTGATGAGGTGAAAATAAACTCATTTGCGGGAAAAGTGCAGGAGATTGGACTACGTACAACGAAGGTTCTTAATTGGACTGGGGAATTGTATATTGTTCCTAATGGAAGTATTACTGAGGTAACGAATTTTTCAATATATAATAGCATTGCAGTAGTAGACTTTTCTATTAATTACGAAGGTGATTTACATAAAGTAGAAGGTGTCATTGAACTACTTTTATCGGGGTTACCGAAGAAATATGCAGAGATTATTGATACTCCAGAGCTATTAGGTATTGAACGATTTAATGGTGATGAAGTAGTCTTTCGTATTACAGCGGAAACAATTCCGTTAAAACATTGGTATATAGCTCGTCAAATTCGCAGAGAGTTAAAATTAGAGCTTGATTCACAGCTTCCAGAAATAAAAAATACGGAAAGTCATCAGGGGGAATAG
- the rpsR gene encoding 30S ribosomal protein S18 has protein sequence MAGGRRGGRKRRKVCFFTSNGITHIDYKDVDLLKKFVSERGKILPRRVTGTSAKYQRKLTAAIKRSRQMALLPFVTGE, from the coding sequence ATGGCAGGTGGACGTAGAGGTGGACGTAAACGCCGTAAAGTGTGTTTTTTCACATCAAACGGTATTACACACATCGATTATAAAGATGTTGATTTACTAAAGAAATTTGTTTCAGAGCGTGGGAAAATTCTTCCACGTCGTGTAACTGGAACAAGTGCAAAATACCAACGTAAATTGACAGCAGCAATTAAACGTTCTCGTCAAATGGCTCTTTTGCCATTTGTTACAGGTGAATAA
- the noc gene encoding nucleoid occlusion protein has product MKHPFSRLFGLSDKELPIEKEVAEERDEVRKIPVTDIVPNQFQPRTIFDESKIEELARTIHTHGIIQPIVVRESSGDQFEIIAGERRFRAVQMLGWADVPAIIKNLSDAETASVALIENLQREELTPIEEAMAYGKLLEIHDLTQEALAQRLGKGQSTVANKLRLLKLPEEVQTELLKKRITERHARALIPLKDPTKQIQVMELIIEKSLNVKQTEEQVVKLLSTETPKRKAKRKAVSKDMRIAVNTIRQSLSMVTDSGINLDAEEEEFEDFYQFTIKIPKKKP; this is encoded by the coding sequence ATGAAGCATCCTTTCTCTCGTTTATTTGGTTTGAGCGACAAGGAATTGCCGATAGAAAAAGAAGTGGCAGAAGAGCGGGATGAAGTACGGAAAATACCAGTTACTGATATTGTTCCAAATCAATTCCAACCAAGAACGATTTTTGATGAGTCAAAAATTGAGGAATTGGCTAGAACGATTCATACACATGGAATTATCCAGCCAATTGTGGTTAGAGAATCATCCGGTGACCAATTTGAAATCATTGCAGGAGAACGCCGTTTTCGTGCGGTCCAGATGCTCGGTTGGGCAGATGTGCCGGCAATTATTAAAAATTTAAGTGATGCCGAAACTGCATCAGTAGCATTGATTGAGAATCTTCAGCGTGAGGAATTAACGCCGATTGAGGAAGCGATGGCATACGGAAAACTTTTGGAAATTCATGATTTGACTCAAGAAGCCTTGGCCCAGCGACTTGGAAAAGGACAATCAACCGTTGCCAATAAACTACGGCTTTTAAAGTTACCAGAAGAAGTGCAAACAGAATTATTGAAAAAAAGAATCACAGAGCGCCATGCGCGTGCATTGATTCCATTAAAGGATCCAACAAAACAAATTCAGGTAATGGAACTCATTATTGAAAAAAGTTTAAACGTGAAGCAGACAGAAGAACAAGTGGTCAAACTTTTGTCTACAGAAACACCTAAACGTAAGGCAAAGCGCAAAGCAGTTAGTAAGGATATGCGTATAGCTGTAAATACAATTCGCCAATCACTGTCAATGGTCACCGATAGCGGGATTAATCTTGATGCTGAAGAAGAAGAATTCGAGGACTTTTATCAATTTACAATTAAAATACCAAAGAAAAAGCCTTGA
- the mnmG gene encoding tRNA uridine-5-carboxymethylaminomethyl(34) synthesis enzyme MnmG produces the protein MKQYEAGQYDVIVIGAGHAGCEAGLAAARMGANTLMLTLNLDMVAFMPCNPSVGGPAKGVVVREIDALGGEMAKNLDKTYIQMRMLNTGKGPAVQALRAQADKFQYQHEMKNTLENERNLTLLQGMVDELIVENEECKGVVAKTGAVYRAKSVIITTGTFLRGEIILGELKYSSGPNNQQPSIKLSEHLEQLGFELARFKTGTPPRINSKTIDYSKTEIQPGDDEPLAFSYETTEFITDQLPCWLTYTTAKTHQLIDENLHRSPMFSGMVKGTGARYCPSIEDKVVRFHDKPRHQVFLEPEGRNTNEVYVQGLSTSMPEEIQHELITSVPGLENARMMRPGYAIEYDAIIPTQLWPTLETKKIKNLYTAGQINGTSGYEEAAAQGIMAGINAARNILGKEEVILSRSDGYIGVLIDDLVTKGTNEPYRLLTSRAEYRLLLRHDNADLRLTEIGHEIGLISDKRYNKYIEKKSAIEDEINRLRSTILKPNEEVQDVIRREGGSELKDGIRASDLLKRTEMSYKHIHEIIPADSNLPKDVTEQVEIQIKYEGYINKSLQQVERLKKLEDKKIPENIDYDAINGIATEARHKLNEVRPLSIAQASRIAGVNPADISILLVYIEHGKIARVSGDV, from the coding sequence ATGAAACAATATGAGGCAGGCCAATATGATGTTATTGTGATTGGTGCAGGCCATGCCGGGTGTGAAGCGGGCTTAGCGGCTGCTCGAATGGGCGCAAATACGTTAATGCTTACGCTTAATCTTGATATGGTAGCTTTTATGCCATGTAACCCATCTGTTGGAGGTCCAGCTAAAGGGGTTGTCGTTCGTGAGATTGATGCACTTGGTGGAGAAATGGCAAAAAACCTAGATAAAACGTATATTCAAATGCGCATGCTAAATACAGGAAAGGGACCAGCTGTACAAGCATTACGTGCACAAGCAGATAAATTTCAATATCAACATGAAATGAAGAACACATTGGAAAATGAACGAAACCTTACCTTACTTCAAGGAATGGTTGATGAATTGATCGTAGAAAATGAAGAATGTAAGGGTGTAGTAGCAAAAACAGGAGCGGTTTATCGTGCGAAATCCGTCATTATTACAACAGGTACATTCCTCCGGGGAGAAATCATTTTAGGTGAATTGAAATATTCAAGCGGTCCCAATAATCAACAACCATCGATTAAGCTTTCCGAACACCTTGAACAATTGGGTTTTGAATTGGCTCGCTTTAAAACAGGGACGCCACCGAGAATTAACAGTAAAACAATTGATTATAGTAAAACGGAAATTCAACCTGGTGATGATGAACCGTTAGCATTTAGTTATGAAACAACTGAATTCATAACAGATCAATTACCGTGCTGGCTCACATATACGACTGCAAAAACACATCAGCTTATTGACGAAAACTTGCATCGTTCACCGATGTTTTCAGGTATGGTAAAGGGAACTGGCGCCCGCTATTGTCCTTCTATTGAAGATAAAGTCGTTCGTTTTCATGATAAGCCACGTCATCAAGTTTTTCTTGAACCTGAAGGACGTAATACGAATGAAGTGTACGTACAAGGACTTTCCACAAGCATGCCGGAAGAAATTCAACATGAGTTGATTACTTCAGTTCCGGGCTTGGAAAATGCCCGCATGATGAGACCAGGCTATGCGATTGAGTATGATGCGATTATACCTACACAGCTATGGCCAACATTGGAAACAAAGAAAATTAAAAACTTGTATACAGCTGGGCAAATTAATGGGACATCAGGATATGAGGAAGCTGCTGCACAAGGTATTATGGCTGGGATCAATGCAGCAAGAAATATATTGGGCAAAGAAGAAGTTATTTTAAGTCGCTCTGATGGCTATATCGGAGTATTAATTGATGACCTTGTAACAAAAGGCACAAATGAACCATATCGTTTGCTTACTTCAAGAGCAGAATATCGACTATTACTTCGCCATGATAACGCCGATTTACGTTTGACTGAAATTGGCCACGAAATAGGACTTATTTCAGATAAACGTTATAATAAATATATTGAGAAAAAATCAGCAATAGAAGATGAGATAAATCGACTTCGTTCTACTATTTTAAAACCGAATGAAGAAGTGCAAGATGTGATACGTCGGGAAGGTGGAAGTGAATTAAAAGATGGGATTCGCGCATCCGATTTATTAAAAAGGACAGAAATGTCATATAAACACATTCATGAAATAATACCGGCGGATAGCAACTTACCTAAAGATGTAACAGAACAAGTTGAGATCCAGATCAAATATGAAGGATATATTAATAAATCCCTACAGCAAGTGGAAAGACTTAAAAAATTAGAAGACAAAAAGATCCCTGAAAATATTGATTATGATGCCATCAATGGAATCGCTACAGAGGCTCGTCATAAACTCAATGAAGTACGCCCGCTTTCAATAGCCCAGGCTTCACGGATTGCAGGGGTTAATCCTGCTGATATTTCAATTTTACTTGTATATATTGAACATGGGAAAATTGCCCGAGTATCTGGAGATGTTTAA
- the yyaC gene encoding spore protease YyaC: protein MKPHPLLSKNNQNEFRVKFDDHASDKLISKRLIELLPPSKYRTVVIVCIGTDRSTGDSLGPLVGTFLQETGLRRFQLYGTLDDPVHAVNLDEKLQLIHHTHFRPFIIGIDACLGKLSNIGSIKLGIGPVKPGAAVNKELSPVGDIHITGVVNVGGYMELLVLQNTRLNLVMKMAKQMANAIIKADKEYYDKMSFLQLEWDIDQESSI from the coding sequence ATGAAGCCACATCCTCTTTTAAGTAAAAATAACCAAAATGAATTTAGGGTAAAATTTGATGATCACGCATCAGATAAGTTAATTTCTAAACGCCTCATTGAGCTTCTTCCTCCAAGTAAATACCGAACAGTGGTTATCGTTTGTATTGGAACTGATCGATCAACAGGTGATTCGCTTGGCCCATTGGTTGGGACATTTCTTCAGGAAACAGGACTACGACGATTTCAATTATATGGAACTTTAGATGACCCGGTTCATGCTGTAAATCTAGATGAAAAATTACAACTTATTCATCATACTCATTTCCGCCCCTTTATTATTGGAATTGACGCTTGTCTCGGGAAATTAAGTAATATCGGTTCAATAAAACTTGGTATTGGCCCCGTCAAACCCGGCGCTGCAGTGAATAAAGAGCTTTCTCCGGTAGGAGACATTCATATTACAGGTGTAGTAAATGTCGGCGGGTATATGGAATTATTAGTTCTTCAAAATACGAGATTAAATCTAGTAATGAAAATGGCAAAGCAAATGGCAAATGCTATCATCAAAGCTGATAAAGAATATTACGATAAAATGTCATTTTTACAGTTAGAATGGGATATAGATCAAGAATCATCTATTTAA
- the rsmG gene encoding 16S rRNA (guanine(527)-N(7))-methyltransferase RsmG: protein MNKDVFIDKLKDQGIVLDSRQLEQFERYFELLVEWNEKMNLTAITEKEEVYLKHFFDSVSAAFFVDLQQPIKLCDVGAGAGFPSIPMKICYPNLNITIVDSLNKRITFLEHLSKELGLVNTHFYHDRAETFAKNQAFREQFDIVTARAVARMSVLSELCLPLVKQGGQFIAMKAANAEEELTAADNAIKQLGGKLSTVHSFTLPIEDSERNIIVIKKIKKTPNKFPRKPGTPNKMPLE, encoded by the coding sequence ATGAATAAAGATGTATTTATAGACAAGTTAAAAGATCAAGGAATTGTCCTTGATTCACGTCAACTTGAACAATTTGAGAGATACTTCGAATTACTTGTTGAATGGAATGAAAAAATGAATTTGACAGCAATCACTGAAAAAGAAGAAGTGTATTTAAAACACTTTTTTGATTCAGTGAGTGCGGCTTTTTTTGTGGATCTTCAACAACCGATCAAATTATGTGATGTTGGAGCTGGCGCTGGATTTCCTAGTATACCAATGAAAATTTGTTATCCAAATTTAAATATTACCATTGTAGATTCTTTGAACAAAAGAATTACTTTTTTGGAACATTTATCTAAAGAGCTAGGATTAGTAAACACTCATTTTTATCATGATAGAGCGGAAACATTTGCAAAAAATCAAGCATTTCGAGAACAATTTGATATCGTAACAGCACGGGCAGTAGCAAGAATGTCAGTATTAAGCGAACTGTGTTTACCTTTAGTAAAACAGGGAGGTCAGTTCATAGCTATGAAAGCAGCTAATGCTGAGGAAGAGCTGACTGCAGCTGATAATGCAATCAAACAACTCGGGGGGAAGCTATCTACAGTGCATTCTTTTACATTGCCGATAGAGGATAGTGAGCGAAATATTATCGTAATTAAGAAAATCAAAAAAACGCCTAATAAATTTCCCCGAAAACCCGGTACACCAAATAAAATGCCTTTAGAGTGA
- a CDS encoding ParB/RepB/Spo0J family partition protein produces the protein MAKGLGKGINALFANMDINKEEAVREIDLQEIKPNPYQPRKVFEVEAIEELKNSILEHGILQPIIIRKNIKGYEIVVGERRFRAAKAAKLETIPAVVRELNDRQMMELAVLENLQREDLTPIEEATAYQTLLDKLHITQEELAKRLGKSRPHIANHVRLLSLPEHIQLFITDGKLSMGHGRTLLGLKRKEKITSIAEKIVKEGLNVRQLEKLVQEMNENVPRETKEPIPKKDVFIEGYENSLREKFGTTVTIKQSKRKGKIEIEFLTKEDLARILEILE, from the coding sequence ATGGCTAAAGGTCTCGGAAAAGGGATTAATGCTTTATTTGCAAATATGGATATTAATAAAGAAGAAGCGGTACGAGAAATAGACTTACAAGAAATTAAACCTAATCCTTACCAACCTAGAAAGGTCTTTGAGGTGGAAGCGATTGAGGAATTGAAAAACTCCATTTTAGAACATGGGATTTTACAGCCAATTATTATTAGAAAAAATATTAAAGGCTATGAAATTGTTGTGGGAGAGCGACGATTTCGTGCAGCTAAAGCAGCAAAACTAGAAACAATTCCTGCAGTTGTTCGTGAATTGAATGATCGTCAAATGATGGAACTCGCAGTGTTAGAAAATCTACAAAGGGAAGACTTGACCCCTATTGAGGAAGCTACTGCCTATCAAACTTTATTGGATAAGCTACATATAACACAGGAAGAACTAGCAAAAAGATTAGGTAAAAGCCGTCCGCATATCGCCAATCACGTTCGACTGTTATCACTACCTGAGCATATTCAACTATTTATAACTGATGGAAAGCTTTCAATGGGACATGGACGTACATTACTAGGGCTGAAAAGAAAAGAAAAGATAACATCTATTGCTGAAAAAATCGTAAAAGAAGGCTTGAATGTTCGTCAGCTAGAGAAGCTAGTACAAGAAATGAATGAAAATGTTCCACGTGAAACAAAAGAGCCTATTCCTAAAAAAGATGTATTTATAGAAGGTTATGAGAATAGTTTGCGGGAAAAGTTTGGTACTACAGTTACGATTAAGCAATCAAAACGAAAAGGGAAAATAGAAATAGAGTTCTTAACGAAAGAGGATCTCGCTAGGATTTTAGAAATTCTTGAGTGA
- a CDS encoding DUF951 domain-containing protein produces MEKKEFNLHDVVEMKKAHPCGTNRWEIIRMGMDIRIKCEGCNHSVLLPRKDFSRKIKKILQRHEE; encoded by the coding sequence TTGGAAAAAAAGGAATTCAATCTTCATGATGTTGTTGAAATGAAAAAGGCTCATCCATGTGGCACAAACCGTTGGGAAATTATTAGAATGGGCATGGATATTCGGATAAAATGTGAAGGCTGTAACCATAGTGTTTTGTTACCACGCAAAGACTTTTCTAGAAAAATTAAGAAGATTTTACAAAGGCACGAAGAATAA
- a CDS encoding ParA family protein, protein MGKIISMANQKGGVGKTTTSVNLGACLAYIGKKVLLIDIDPQGNATSGAGVDKGDVHQCIYDVLVDDVDIKDVIIATKLENFSIVPATIQLAGAEIELVPTISREVRLKRAVDQVKDEYDYILIDCPPSLGLLTLNSLTASDSVLIPVQCEYYALEGLSQLLNTVRLVQKHLNNELMIEGVLLTMLDARTNLGLQVIQEVKKYFQNKVFKTIIPRNIRLSEAPSHGEPVIVYDPKSRGAEVYLELAKEVAEHG, encoded by the coding sequence TTGGGGAAGATTATTTCCATGGCCAATCAAAAAGGCGGCGTCGGAAAAACGACCACCTCAGTTAATTTGGGGGCCTGTTTAGCATATATTGGGAAGAAAGTACTCCTGATTGATATTGATCCTCAGGGAAACGCAACAAGCGGAGCTGGGGTTGATAAAGGTGATGTCCACCAATGTATTTACGATGTACTCGTAGATGATGTGGATATCAAAGATGTAATAATAGCAACTAAATTAGAAAACTTCTCCATTGTTCCGGCAACTATTCAGCTTGCGGGCGCTGAAATTGAATTGGTTCCTACAATATCAAGAGAAGTTCGATTAAAACGTGCCGTGGATCAGGTAAAAGATGAATATGACTATATATTAATTGATTGTCCTCCATCGTTGGGCCTGCTCACTCTCAATTCGTTAACTGCATCTGATTCTGTACTAATTCCAGTTCAATGTGAGTATTATGCACTAGAGGGATTAAGCCAGCTTTTAAATACAGTACGTTTAGTACAAAAACACTTAAATAATGAATTGATGATTGAAGGCGTTTTATTAACGATGCTCGATGCTCGAACAAATTTGGGACTTCAAGTCATCCAGGAAGTGAAAAAATACTTTCAAAATAAAGTATTTAAAACAATAATACCCCGTAATATTCGGCTTAGTGAGGCGCCAAGTCATGGCGAGCCGGTTATTGTTTATGATCCAAAGTCTAGAGGTGCGGAAGTTTATTTAGAACTTGCAAAGGAAGTGGCTGAACATGGCTAA
- the ychF gene encoding redox-regulated ATPase YchF produces the protein MALTAGIVGLPNVGKSTLFNAITKAGAEAANYPFCTIDPNVGIVEVPDYRLQKLTELVKPKKTVPTAFEFTDIAGIVKGASKGEGLGNKFLSHIRQVDAICHVVRCFDDGNITHVSGKVDPLDDIDTINLELILADLESVEKRIVRVEKMARQKDKEAMYEFEILDKIRTALEADQPARTLEFTEDQMKLVKGLHLLTSKPVLYAANVSDDDIADPSTNEYVQKVRKFAQEDNAEVIVVCAKIEEEIAELDDDEKTMFLEELGIEESGLDLLIRATYDLLGLATYFTAGVQEVRAWTFIQGMKAPQCAGIIHTDFEKGFIRAETVSYDDLLTGGSMAAAREAGKVRLEGKEYLVKDGDVIHFRFNV, from the coding sequence ATGGCACTTACAGCAGGCATTGTTGGTTTGCCGAACGTTGGTAAATCAACATTATTTAATGCTATTACGAAAGCAGGCGCAGAGGCTGCTAACTATCCATTCTGTACGATTGATCCAAATGTGGGGATTGTGGAAGTCCCAGACTATAGACTGCAAAAACTAACAGAGCTCGTTAAACCAAAGAAAACAGTGCCGACGGCCTTTGAATTTACAGATATTGCTGGAATTGTAAAAGGTGCTAGCAAAGGGGAAGGACTTGGCAATAAGTTTTTATCTCATATACGCCAAGTTGATGCTATTTGTCACGTTGTTCGTTGTTTTGATGATGGAAATATCACACATGTATCAGGAAAAGTAGATCCTCTTGATGATATTGATACAATCAATCTTGAACTTATTCTTGCTGACCTAGAATCTGTCGAGAAACGCATCGTTCGGGTAGAGAAAATGGCTAGGCAAAAAGATAAAGAAGCGATGTACGAATTTGAAATATTAGATAAAATAAGAACTGCTCTTGAAGCGGATCAACCAGCACGTACATTAGAATTTACAGAAGATCAAATGAAGCTTGTTAAAGGTCTACACCTTCTAACTAGCAAACCTGTCTTGTACGCGGCAAACGTAAGCGACGATGATATTGCAGACCCTTCCACTAATGAATATGTGCAAAAGGTACGCAAGTTTGCACAGGAAGATAATGCAGAAGTAATCGTGGTATGTGCAAAAATTGAAGAAGAGATTGCTGAATTAGACGATGACGAAAAAACAATGTTTCTTGAAGAACTTGGTATTGAAGAATCTGGACTCGATCTCCTTATTCGCGCAACATATGACCTCTTGGGACTAGCTACTTACTTTACAGCCGGTGTTCAAGAAGTACGCGCATGGACGTTCATCCAAGGAATGAAGGCACCGCAATGTGCAGGTATCATTCATACCGATTTTGAAAAAGGATTTATCCGTGCAGAAACTGTTTCTTATGATGATTTACTTACAGGTGGATCAATGGCGGCTGCACGTGAAGCTGGAAAAGTAAGACTAGAAGGAAAAGAATACCTTGTAAAAGATGGAGATGTTATACACTTTCGTTTTAACGTATAA
- the ssb gene encoding single-stranded DNA-binding protein, protein MMNRVVLVGRLTKDPDLRYTPNGVAVANFTLAVNRTFTNQQGEREADFINCVIWRKPAENVANYLKKGSLAGVDGRIQTRNFEGQDGKRVYITEVMADSVQFLEPRSGGSQERSGNFGGNQYGGEQRGQDNSYGQNQNQQRSNPNNNQNNNQSFTRTNEDPFSNDGQPIDISDDDLPF, encoded by the coding sequence ATGATGAACCGAGTTGTATTAGTAGGACGATTAACAAAAGACCCAGATTTGCGCTATACTCCAAATGGCGTAGCAGTAGCAAATTTTACGTTAGCAGTTAACCGCACTTTTACGAATCAACAGGGGGAGCGGGAAGCTGACTTTATTAACTGTGTAATTTGGCGTAAACCGGCGGAAAACGTTGCTAACTATTTGAAAAAGGGTAGTTTAGCAGGTGTTGATGGCCGCATCCAAACACGTAATTTTGAAGGTCAGGATGGTAAACGTGTATATATCACGGAAGTAATGGCAGACAGCGTTCAATTTCTTGAGCCTAGAAGCGGTGGATCACAAGAACGCAGCGGTAACTTTGGAGGAAACCAATACGGTGGAGAACAAAGAGGCCAGGATAACTCCTATGGGCAAAATCAGAATCAACAACGTAGTAATCCAAACAATAATCAAAACAATAATCAAAGTTTTACCCGAACTAATGAAGATCCATTCTCAAATGATGGGCAACCTATCGACATTTCTGATGATGATCTTCCATTCTAA
- a CDS encoding DUF378 domain-containing protein: MKVLRRIALALVIIGAINWGLIGLFEFDLVGSIFGGTTSGFARFIYTLVGISGIICIGLLFNSDTVDVPAREEHRGFTEPNYGTEFAEEPDLDKLYNPSREAYENEDPEEEELH, translated from the coding sequence TTGAAAGTTTTGCGGCGAATTGCGTTAGCTCTAGTAATTATTGGTGCGATTAACTGGGGTTTAATTGGATTATTTGAATTCGATTTAGTCGGGTCAATATTTGGAGGAACTACTTCTGGTTTCGCTCGATTTATTTACACTTTAGTCGGAATCAGCGGAATCATTTGTATTGGATTACTGTTTAATTCTGATACGGTTGATGTTCCTGCAAGGGAAGAACACAGGGGTTTTACCGAGCCTAATTACGGAACAGAATTTGCGGAAGAGCCAGACCTTGATAAGCTATACAATCCTTCAAGGGAAGCATATGAAAATGAAGACCCAGAAGAAGAAGAATTACATTAA
- the rpsF gene encoding 30S ribosomal protein S6, with protein sequence MRKYEIMYIIRPNIEDEAKTAVTERFDNILTSEGAEIIESKDWGKRRLAYEINDFRDGYYRLIQTNAKPEAVQEFDRLAKISGDIIRHIVVKDEK encoded by the coding sequence ATGAGAAAGTACGAGATCATGTACATTATCCGCCCAAACATTGAAGATGAGGCGAAAACAGCAGTTACTGAGCGATTCGATAATATCCTAACTTCTGAAGGAGCGGAAATCATCGAATCAAAAGATTGGGGTAAGCGTCGACTTGCATATGAGATTAACGATTTCCGTGACGGATATTACCGTTTAATCCAAACGAATGCAAAACCTGAAGCAGTTCAGGAATTCGACCGTCTTGCGAAGATCAGTGGCGATATCATTCGTCATATTGTTGTTAAAGACGAAAAGTAA